The DNA region AATTCGCGGACCTTATCTAATTGAGGATTGTTTTCAAAGCCATCTTCATTAACGTTGGCAATGTACATGGTTGGCTTTGAAGTGATTAAGTGCAATTGGCGAACGATTTTCCATTCGTCGTCGTCAAACTCAATCGAGCGAACGGCTTTGCCTTCATCGACAACCGGTTTAATTTTTTCAAGAACCACAAGGCGTGCTTTGGCATCTTTGTCGCCGCCTTTAGCCAGCTTCTGCGCGCGGAGCATCGCCTTTTCAACGCTTTCTAAATCAGCGAGGGCGAGCTCGGTATTGATAACTTCAATATCGGCAATGGGATCGATTTTGCCAGCGACGTGAACGATGTCGTCGTTTTCAAAGCAACGAACCACGTGCGCAATGGCGTCAGTTTCTCGAATGTTCGCCAAGAATTTGTTACCTAAGCCTTCACCTTTTGAAGCGCCGGCAACAAGTCCTGCGATATCAACGAATTCCATTGTGGTTGGCAGAATTTTCTGCGGCTTCACAATGTCTGCTAATTTATCTAAACGCGGATCCGGTACTCCAACGACCCCTGTGTTTGGATCGATGGTGCAGAAAGGATAATTTTGTGCGTCGATACCAGCATCGGTCAGCGCATTAAACAGCGTCGATTTACCGACGTTTGGTAAGCCAACAATTCCGCAATTAAAACCCATGATAAGTTACCTTATGTCTCGCTTCTTAAATGGGCAGAAGCTATTTAGTCAATGATCAGTTCGACTGACCGATTTTTAAACTGTGCAAGTATTGCATCGCTTTGTCAAAGCGACCGCTGATGATATCGTCGATGCTTCGAACGGCTTCATAAACCGCATCATCAATTCGCTCACGCTCGGTATTGGATGGTTTTCCTAATACGAATCCGGTGACTTTGCTTTTATCTCCCGGATGACCAATACCCACGCGTAAGCGATAGAAATCTCGTTGATTAGCCATCTGACTGATAATGTCTCTCAGGCCATTGTGACCACCATGTCCGCCGCCTTTCTTAAGACGAATTTCACCGGGTTTAATATCGAGCTCATCGTGCGCAACTAAAATTTCGTCGACATCAATTTTAAAAAAGTTAGCAACAGACGCGACAGATTTACCGCTTAAATTCATAAACGTAGTAGGAATAAGTAATCTGACGTCGTGTTGATTGATCAGCCCACGACCGAGTAAGCCGAAGTGCTTAGTATCGTCGTTTAGAGGTATGTTGAAGCTTCGAGCGAGCTGCTCGACAAACCAGGCGCCAGCATTGTGGCGAGTATCTTGATATTGTGGGCCTGGATTAGCCAAGCCCACAATGAGTTTGATCGTTGACACTTTATTAACCTAAGTGCCGCAGCGAATTATTCTTCGCCGCCTTCTTCTTCAGACTCATCGGCTGCATCTGCAGCGCCACGACGAGTAACGGTAACTACCGCGTGATCGTGATCGTCGCCTTGAAGCAAGTCAGCGATTTGAACGCCTTTTGCTAATTTGATGTCTGATAAGTGAATAACGTCATTTACGTCTAGTGCTGCAACATCAACTTCGATGAACTCAGGAAGATCTTTAGCTGCACAAACAACTTCGATGGTGTTCATTTGATGTTGGATCATGCCGCCAGCTTTAACACCAACACAAGATTCTTCGTTGATGAAGTGAACAGGCACTTGCATGTGGATAATGGCTTTGTCAGAAACGCGTTGGAAATCCATGTGCGTAACTTTAGGCTTGAACGGGTGACGTTGCATGTCTTTCAAAATCGCTTTTTGCTTTTTGCCATCGATGACTAACGTCAAGATGTGCGAGTAGAAAGCTTCGTGCTCAACGTGTTGTAAAACTTCGTTGTGCTCAAGAACCAAAGGTTGTGGCTCTTGCTCGCCGCCGTAGATGATGGCTGGTACTTTGTCTGCTTCACGACGTAGGCGGCGGCTCGCACCTTTCCCCATGTCTGAACGCAGCTCTGCATTCAATACAAATAAATCCATGGTATTTCTCCAAGTGATAGTTCTATAAACGCCGACTTCCGCGACCAAAAGTCGGATGGACCCTCATTAAAGGGCGGCAAATTATACAGTTTTGGGGGTAGCAGGTAAACCGCTTTATTGGCTTTTAGCCGCGAGATTGACGGCTATTGAGGCTGTTCGCGTATTCATGGCCATCAACTTCAATAAAAAAGGAGCCAAAAGGCTCCTTTTCAAGGTTTCTCTAAGAGCTCTTACTTAAAGAGTCTTATTCTAAAAACATGGTTGATAGCGACTCTTCTTCGTTCACTCGACGAATCGCTTCGGCCAAAAGGTTTGACATGGTTAATTGGTCAATGCGATCGCAGGCTAATGCTTCTTCACTTAGTGGAATCGTGTCAGTCACAACCAGCTTATCAAGTGCTGAGGCATTGATGTTGTCAATGGCTTTGCCAGACAACACAGGATGAGTACAGTAAGCCACCACCGATTTGGCTCCGTGTTGCTTCAGAGCTCCGGCAGCCAGACAAAGGGTACCAGCTGTGTCGACCATATCATCGACAATGATACAGTCACGACCTGCAACGTCACCAATGATATGCATGACTTCTGACTGGTTGGCTTTCGGCCGACGTTTATCGATAATCGCTAAGTCTGAATCGTTTAAGCGCTTAGCAACCGCACGCGCTCGAACCACACCACCAACGTCTGGTGATACAACCATCATATTTTCAGTGTGTTGACGCAAGATATGCTCAAGTAAAACGGGTGTCGCATAAACGTTATCAACTGGGATATCAAAAAATCCTTGGATCTGATCGGCGTGCAAATCGACGGTCAAAACACGATTGATGCCGACGATGGCCATCATATCGGCAACCACTTTGGCAGAAATGGGTACACGCGCAGAGCGTACACGACGATCTTGTCGAGCGTAACCGAAATAGGGGACAACCGCAGTGATTCGGCCAGCTGAAGCGCGACGTAATGCGTCGGCCATGACCACGACTTCCATTAGGCTGTCGTTGGTTGGTTGGCAAGTCGATTGAATGATGAACACGTCTTTACCGCGAACATTTTCCAAGATTTCGACATTAACTTCGCCATCGCTGAATCGGCCAACAGTGGCTTCTCCTAATTCGATGTCTAAGTTCTTGGCAATTTTTTCGGCGAGTTCTGGTGTGGCGTTACCACGAAAAAGCATCATGTCGGACATGGAAGGGTACCCAATTGTTCAGTCATTTGTGAGAAGGACGAGTTAAGGGCGAATTTTAGCTCGAAATCGCAACTTTGAAAACCGGAGGAACAGAAATCCTTTATTTTTGTGTTAGTAATTTGTCTGATCAGCGACATTTAGATGCCGTTTCTGAATCATCGTCAGGGAGTTAAGGGATTTTGGCGCTTTTGGGGAGCTCGATTCTAGCAAGGATTTCATCGGGCGAAACAATACATAAGCGCCGAATCAGCGCGTACAACCAATACCAATCTTGTATTAAGAGTAACAAGGTTAACTTTGCTGAGCCGAGCAAACCGTCAGAAATCGATGATTGAAACCGATTCAATGGATTAAAGCTTAAGCGCCGAGAACAGATAGTAAATGCCGAGAAATAGTAATGACCGGTAAACAGTAATGGCCGAGAAACAGTAAGATTGAGAATAAAATAGAAAGAAGAAGATGGCAGGGGTAGCTGGATTCGAACCAACGAATGACGGGATCAAAACCCGTTGCCTTACCGCTTGGCGATACCCCTGTATTGGGTGAATAACCTAAGTTATTCGGGACTTCAAGATATAAGCGGTGAGGTGTTTATGCCTCGTGCCACAAAGTGGGGCCACTTACATCGGAGCGCTATTTTACGCGCTTCTCGCTCATTGTCAAAGGGTGCAAACAAACAACTTCCACTTCCAGTCATTCTTGCATCTGGACAAAACTGGATCAGCCAGTCCAACGCCTCTTTCACTTTGGGATAGTGTTCCAAAACAACGGGTTGCATAACGTTCAAACCGCGCTTGGGACCACCCTGTGCGAGAAAGTCGCGTATTTTGCTGATTTCGCAGTCCCGTGTCAACGCTTTATCTGAAAAAATTTTCGCAGTGGATACAAAACAGTCAGGATGCACCACTAAGTACCATAATTCGGGGAGTTCATAGGGCGAAATTTGCTCACCGATGCCTTCTGCCCAACCGGTTTTGCCATGAATAAACACCGGAACATCAGCGCCGAGGCTCACGCCGATGGTCGCCAGTTGCTCTGTCGTTAAACCGCATTCCCATAACTGGTTCAGCGCAATTAATGTGGTGGCACAATCAGAGCTACCGCCGCCAACACCGCCACCCATAGGAAGGCGTTTATCTAAATGGATATGCCAGCCGGTTACATTCGATGCCTGTCCGTTTAACGCTGCGGCTTTTTCAGCATAAGGTCGCAGTTGCTCAACCGCTTTAAGAATGAGGTTGTCATCGGTTTCTAGCTCGGGATTATTGCAGGTCAACTTGATGCCCTGAGGGATGGGGGTAAAAGTTAACTGATCGCCGAAGTCGAGTATTTGAAAGACGGTTTGCAATTGGTGGTAGCCGTCGTCGGTTCGTCCGGTAATATGCAGCATTAAATTAAGCTTAGCCGGTGCGGGCCAAGTCTGTTCAGTCATCGGGATTCATCTCCCAAGTTCGAACAGAAAACTTCAAGGTAATGTCTGGGTGGGTAATTTTGATCTTTTTCGGCATGGTTAGCCCAGAAAAAGACTCATATTTTTGAAAGTTCATCAGCCAGTCATCGAAAGCCAGTTGATTCACCAACCCGGAATTATCAAAGCTAACACTCGGCGCATTGTCTGGTAGCCCGAGGATCCATTGAGTTAATGCATTGACGGGAATTTGCCAACCGGTCGTTTGCCATAGTAATTGCTCAGGATCGGTGCCGTAGTAGACTTCATCGTCTGATAATGAAATTTTTGATTGGGTGGGAGTGGTCGTGAGCAGCGCGTAGGTATTTCCCACGAAGCCGTAAATTCTTAATTCAGATTCGCTGCCTTTTCGGTGCCATTCAATGTTCGCCGTGTTGGATTCTTTTGGTGTGATAATGCCAATACGGCCGACCATACGCCAATGATCGGTGCGTTTTAAGTAGGCCGCTCGTTGTTCGACGGTTAAATCTTGTGGAACCGAGTTGTTCGATTGAAACAAGCTACATCCCGTCAGTATGAGACTCACACCAATCATCCAACACAAACGGCGCACGACTCGAGTCAACGCGAAATGCGTGAAGTAAGATACAGGCTCGCTCATGGTTGGGGTACCAAGATTTTGTACTT from Pleionea litopenaei includes:
- a CDS encoding ribose-phosphate pyrophosphokinase gives rise to the protein MSDMMLFRGNATPELAEKIAKNLDIELGEATVGRFSDGEVNVEILENVRGKDVFIIQSTCQPTNDSLMEVVVMADALRRASAGRITAVVPYFGYARQDRRVRSARVPISAKVVADMMAIVGINRVLTVDLHADQIQGFFDIPVDNVYATPVLLEHILRQHTENMMVVSPDVGGVVRARAVAKRLNDSDLAIIDKRRPKANQSEVMHIIGDVAGRDCIIVDDMVDTAGTLCLAAGALKQHGAKSVVAYCTHPVLSGKAIDNINASALDKLVVTDTIPLSEEALACDRIDQLTMSNLLAEAIRRVNEEESLSTMFLE
- a CDS encoding 50S ribosomal protein L25/general stress protein Ctc produces the protein MDLFVLNAELRSDMGKGASRRLRREADKVPAIIYGGEQEPQPLVLEHNEVLQHVEHEAFYSHILTLVIDGKKQKAILKDMQRHPFKPKVTHMDFQRVSDKAIIHMQVPVHFINEESCVGVKAGGMIQHQMNTIEVVCAAKDLPEFIEVDVAALDVNDVIHLSDIKLAKGVQIADLLQGDDHDHAVVTVTRRGAADAADESEEEGGEE
- the pth gene encoding aminoacyl-tRNA hydrolase, whose protein sequence is MSTIKLIVGLANPGPQYQDTRHNAGAWFVEQLARSFNIPLNDDTKHFGLLGRGLINQHDVRLLIPTTFMNLSGKSVASVANFFKIDVDEILVAHDELDIKPGEIRLKKGGGHGGHNGLRDIISQMANQRDFYRLRVGIGHPGDKSKVTGFVLGKPSNTERERIDDAVYEAVRSIDDIISGRFDKAMQYLHSLKIGQSN
- the lolB gene encoding lipoprotein insertase outer membrane protein LolB, with product MSEPVSYFTHFALTRVVRRLCWMIGVSLILTGCSLFQSNNSVPQDLTVEQRAAYLKRTDHWRMVGRIGIITPKESNTANIEWHRKGSESELRIYGFVGNTYALLTTTPTQSKISLSDDEVYYGTDPEQLLWQTTGWQIPVNALTQWILGLPDNAPSVSFDNSGLVNQLAFDDWLMNFQKYESFSGLTMPKKIKITHPDITLKFSVRTWEMNPDD
- the ispE gene encoding 4-(cytidine 5'-diphospho)-2-C-methyl-D-erythritol kinase, with amino-acid sequence MTEQTWPAPAKLNLMLHITGRTDDGYHQLQTVFQILDFGDQLTFTPIPQGIKLTCNNPELETDDNLILKAVEQLRPYAEKAAALNGQASNVTGWHIHLDKRLPMGGGVGGGSSDCATTLIALNQLWECGLTTEQLATIGVSLGADVPVFIHGKTGWAEGIGEQISPYELPELWYLVVHPDCFVSTAKIFSDKALTRDCEISKIRDFLAQGGPKRGLNVMQPVVLEHYPKVKEALDWLIQFCPDARMTGSGSCLFAPFDNEREARKIALRCKWPHFVARGINTSPLIS
- the ychF gene encoding redox-regulated ATPase YchF; its protein translation is MGFNCGIVGLPNVGKSTLFNALTDAGIDAQNYPFCTIDPNTGVVGVPDPRLDKLADIVKPQKILPTTMEFVDIAGLVAGASKGEGLGNKFLANIRETDAIAHVVRCFENDDIVHVAGKIDPIADIEVINTELALADLESVEKAMLRAQKLAKGGDKDAKARLVVLEKIKPVVDEGKAVRSIEFDDDEWKIVRQLHLITSKPTMYIANVNEDGFENNPQLDKVREFAAAENAEVVPVCAAMESEIASLEDEEKVEFLQEMGLEEPGLNRVIRAGYALLNLHTYFTAGVKEVRAWTVRVGATAPNAAGVIHTDFEKGFIRAEVIAYNDYVELGGEQGAKDAGKWRLEGKDYIVKDGDVIHFRFNV